Proteins from one Amycolatopsis benzoatilytica AK 16/65 genomic window:
- a CDS encoding CapA family protein, producing MMMTNVRRAAALAGVALLLAACGGDPAPAPAASAPASGGPVPSAAASQDSFTVVATGDVLIHPRLTDQAETDGGGRIDYRQLLAGVKPLVSGADLGICHLETPLAPEGGPYSGYPSFSAPPEIADALKDTGYDTCSTASNHTLDQGAAGVTRTLDKLDQTGLKHTGSARSAEEAGKPLILDVHGVKVAQLSYAFGFNGIKRPAGKPWLANEIDGDEILAAAKAAKAAGAEVVIASLHWGVEYQHDVTADQEKLAKKLMASPDLDLIIGHHAHVVQPFQKIDGKWVAFGLGNEIARHDEPRGSTEEGVAARFTFARTDGNWTVRKAEYVPTLIDLGPPIRLRDLTTAPPTPRGKDALANTDRVVLSRGAGDDGLTRPGR from the coding sequence ATGATGATGACGAACGTACGCCGCGCCGCCGCCCTCGCCGGGGTCGCGCTGCTGCTGGCGGCGTGTGGCGGTGACCCTGCCCCCGCGCCTGCCGCGTCCGCACCGGCATCGGGCGGACCGGTGCCGTCGGCCGCCGCGTCGCAGGACTCCTTCACCGTCGTGGCGACCGGCGACGTGCTCATCCACCCGCGCCTCACCGATCAGGCCGAGACGGACGGCGGCGGCCGCATCGACTACCGCCAGCTGCTCGCCGGGGTGAAGCCGCTCGTGTCCGGTGCCGACCTCGGCATCTGCCATCTCGAAACGCCGCTCGCGCCGGAAGGCGGTCCCTATAGCGGGTATCCGTCGTTCAGCGCACCGCCGGAAATCGCGGATGCGCTGAAGGACACCGGGTACGACACCTGCTCGACGGCGTCGAACCACACGCTCGACCAGGGCGCGGCGGGCGTCACGCGGACGCTGGACAAGCTCGACCAGACCGGCTTGAAGCACACCGGCTCCGCGCGTTCGGCCGAGGAAGCAGGGAAGCCGCTGATCCTGGACGTGCACGGGGTGAAAGTCGCGCAGCTGTCGTATGCGTTCGGTTTCAACGGGATCAAGCGGCCAGCCGGGAAACCGTGGCTGGCCAACGAAATCGACGGCGACGAGATCCTTGCCGCGGCCAAGGCGGCGAAAGCGGCCGGTGCCGAAGTGGTGATCGCGAGCCTGCACTGGGGCGTCGAGTACCAGCACGACGTCACCGCGGATCAGGAGAAGCTGGCGAAAAAGCTGATGGCGTCGCCGGACCTCGACCTGATCATCGGCCATCACGCGCATGTGGTGCAGCCGTTCCAGAAGATCGACGGGAAGTGGGTCGCGTTCGGGCTGGGCAACGAGATCGCCCGGCACGACGAGCCGCGCGGCTCGACCGAAGAAGGCGTCGCGGCCCGGTTCACCTTCGCGCGCACGGACGGGAACTGGACGGTCCGGAAAGCGGAGTACGTGCCGACGCTGATCGATCTCGGACCGCCGATCCGGTTGCGCGACTTGACCACGGCCCCGCCGACGCCGCGCGGAAAGGACGCGCTCGCGAACACCGACCGGGTGGTGCTTTCACGCGGGGCGGGAGACGACGGGCTGACCCGGCCGGGACGTTGA
- a CDS encoding DNA polymerase IV, with amino-acid sequence MSRWVVHLDLDAFYASAEQLTRPTLRGRAVVVGGTGPRGVVAGASYESREYGVRSAMPMSQARRMLPPGSVVLPPRFRLYEILSKQVFDVVSEVAPVLERISLDEAFAEPPALAGASVEQVVEFAENLRGRIRGETGLTASIGAGTGKQVAKIGSDRAKPDGLLVVAPGTEREFLAPLPVRALWGIGPVADAKLRAIGVLTLGELAALPEPDAVSTLGGVVGRDLRRLASGFDDRPVAERGEAKQVSAETTFDVDVVDLARLRTEVRKIAAGAHARLVKAGRVARTVVIKLRHTDMSTVTRSETAASPTDDLEQLAATAERLLLDPQEFGGVRLAGVAFSGLSVPHQDALFSLTVPAAEPVLTSSEPSPGGSAPPSSGWRPGDDVVHAEHGTGWVQGAGHGRVTVRFETRVSGPGVARTFDQSDPALTRGQPADCLALSPGQDQQGDPQE; translated from the coding sequence ATGTCCCGCTGGGTCGTGCACCTGGACCTCGACGCGTTCTACGCCTCCGCGGAACAGCTCACCCGGCCGACGCTGCGCGGGCGCGCGGTGGTCGTCGGCGGCACCGGGCCGCGCGGGGTCGTCGCCGGAGCGAGCTACGAATCGCGCGAGTACGGCGTGCGTTCGGCGATGCCGATGTCGCAAGCGCGGCGGATGCTCCCGCCGGGCAGCGTGGTGCTGCCGCCGCGGTTCCGGTTGTACGAAATCCTGAGCAAGCAGGTCTTCGACGTCGTCAGCGAGGTCGCGCCGGTACTGGAACGGATCTCGCTGGACGAGGCGTTCGCCGAACCGCCCGCGCTGGCCGGGGCCTCGGTCGAGCAGGTGGTCGAGTTCGCGGAGAACCTGCGCGGAAGGATCCGCGGCGAAACCGGGCTGACCGCGTCGATCGGGGCCGGGACCGGCAAGCAGGTGGCGAAAATCGGTTCGGACCGGGCGAAGCCGGACGGCTTGCTCGTGGTGGCACCGGGAACCGAACGCGAATTCCTCGCGCCGCTGCCGGTGCGCGCGTTGTGGGGGATCGGGCCGGTGGCGGACGCCAAGCTCCGCGCGATCGGCGTCCTCACGCTGGGCGAGCTGGCGGCCTTGCCGGAGCCGGACGCGGTGTCGACCCTCGGCGGCGTGGTCGGGCGGGACTTGCGGCGGCTGGCCAGCGGATTCGACGACCGGCCGGTCGCCGAACGCGGCGAGGCCAAGCAAGTCAGCGCCGAGACGACGTTCGACGTGGACGTGGTCGACCTCGCCCGGCTGCGCACGGAAGTCCGGAAGATCGCTGCCGGTGCGCACGCGCGCTTGGTGAAGGCGGGACGCGTCGCGCGGACGGTGGTGATCAAGCTGCGGCACACCGACATGAGCACGGTGACTCGTTCCGAGACCGCCGCGTCGCCGACTGACGATCTGGAACAGCTTGCCGCGACCGCCGAACGGCTGCTGCTCGACCCGCAGGAGTTCGGCGGCGTCCGGCTGGCGGGAGTCGCGTTCAGCGGGCTTTCCGTGCCGCATCAGGACGCGTTGTTCAGCTTGACGGTTCCGGCGGCGGAACCAGTGCTCACCTCTTCGGAGCCGTCGCCCGGAGGGAGCGCGCCGCCGTCGTCGGGCTGGCGGCCAGGCGACGACGTGGTCCACGCCGAGCACGGCACCGGCTGGGTGCAGGGCGCGGGGCACGGCCGGGTGACCGTGCGGTTCGAGACGCGCGTATCCGGCCCGGGCGTCGCGCGGACGTTCGACCAGTCCGACCCGGCGCTGACGCGGGGGCAGCCAGCCGACTGCCTGGCTCTTTCCCCTGGTCAAGACCAGCAAGGCGACCCACAAGAGTGA
- a CDS encoding ABC transporter permease: MNLVYLRLEIVRIVRSPQFALFTIAVPLGMFLLFSGLFGNQVGVNGIKASVTTMINMGAYGAMSGALFTGTRVATERTDGWQRQLRLTPMRGPGYVAVKLASAMAMALPVVVVIFLAGALRGVHLTAAQWLLSGISLWLGALPFAVLGLLLGLFGKGDTVGAMTGALMLPLGVFGGLWMPLSIMPEWMTALAHFFPTYWLGRVGTLPVDHGGGLGVAAGVLAAWLVVPALVVVRRFRLGPVKIA, from the coding sequence ATGAACCTCGTCTATCTCCGCCTCGAGATCGTGCGGATCGTTCGCAGCCCGCAGTTCGCGCTCTTCACCATCGCGGTGCCGCTTGGGATGTTCCTGCTGTTCAGCGGGCTGTTCGGGAACCAGGTCGGGGTGAACGGCATCAAGGCGAGTGTCACCACGATGATCAACATGGGTGCGTACGGCGCGATGAGCGGCGCCCTGTTCACCGGCACCCGGGTCGCCACCGAGCGCACCGACGGGTGGCAGCGGCAGCTGCGGCTCACCCCGATGCGCGGGCCGGGCTATGTGGCCGTCAAACTGGCGTCCGCGATGGCGATGGCGTTGCCCGTCGTGGTCGTCATCTTCCTCGCCGGCGCGTTGCGCGGCGTGCACCTGACCGCGGCGCAGTGGCTGCTCAGCGGTATTTCGCTGTGGCTCGGCGCGTTGCCGTTCGCGGTGCTCGGGCTGCTGCTCGGACTCTTCGGCAAGGGCGACACGGTCGGTGCCATGACCGGTGCGCTGATGCTGCCGCTCGGCGTGTTCGGCGGGCTTTGGATGCCGCTGTCGATCATGCCGGAATGGATGACCGCGCTCGCGCACTTCTTCCCCACCTACTGGCTCGGCCGGGTCGGCACGCTGCCGGTCGACCACGGCGGAGGGCTCGGCGTCGCGGCCGGCGTGCTGGCGGCGTGGCTGGTCGTGCCCGCTCTCGTGGTGGTGCGGCGGTTCCGGCTGGGACCGGTGAAAATCGCGTGA
- a CDS encoding transcriptional regulator encodes MTELPELDPVIHAQARLRVTVALAGLRPGDQITFPRLQQLLEMTAGNLSTHLRKLEDAEYVEITKAYEHRTPVTLVRLTSTGRAAFESYTKALHRLLDTGT; translated from the coding sequence GTGACTGAGCTGCCGGAACTCGACCCCGTCATCCACGCGCAGGCGCGGCTGCGCGTGACGGTCGCGCTCGCCGGCCTGCGTCCCGGCGACCAGATCACGTTCCCGCGTTTGCAGCAGTTGCTGGAAATGACCGCGGGCAACCTCTCCACGCACCTGCGCAAGCTCGAAGACGCCGAGTACGTCGAAATCACCAAGGCGTACGAGCACCGCACGCCGGTCACGCTGGTGCGGCTCACCAGCACCGGCCGCGCCGCGTTCGAGAGCTACACGAAGGCGCTGCACCGGCTCCTGGACACCGGGACCTGA
- a CDS encoding AfsR/SARP family transcriptional regulator: protein MPTYGDLAAKAGKLISLTFRILGPLEVAAEGQAVPLGGPKPRLLLAALALQPNTVVSTESLVETLWPATAPRSAAANIRTYIHSLRRRLGEIHPDLADRITSRASGYLLTVRPEELDHLAFARLAAEAWRMLEEGNPEAALPLLDEAHAHWRGEVLEGLPHDPSWGPAVARLDELRLSVREQRLRARLALGRHSEVIAELRALVTEHPLREELWHHLITALRDAGRSSEAAEAYEQVERILADELSARPGAALRELRATLELPRAELPPVCQLPLDLPDFTGRAEVISSLVAKLHRHAETGRPTVAVLSGPPGIGKSSIAVRVAHAVRELFPDGQLHVDLAGTSSSPRSPMSVLAELLRALGIPDSGLPRDLAERAALLRSQLTGRRMCVVLDDAGSAAQVRPLLPGAGTCAVLITSRIRLPGLAGALPVDVDLLPGPEAARLLEGIVGHDRVAAEPEDAAAILRQCGHLPLAIRVAGAKLTHRPSWSLRILADRLHDEHRRLDELRVGDLAVRASVTLSYDLLPMSAAAAFRRLGVLGPVQFPAWTVAAVLGRPTADDVLDVLVDAHLVELVTTDVAGQPRYRLHDLLRVYAAELADPEETRAAVHRVLEGYLALVIEADDRMPIHFFGQYRDQPAPALPPEADRLLADPAAWFAAERATCVAAVALAAELGFDDLAWRLTAALTPYFDLRGHQDDWHATHLIALAAARRAGATRGEAIVQRNLGQVLLYQDNDADALLAFQASLELYRSIGDPQGLGEAHAGIGTVLRLQGQSERALEPSHEALRLFGEAGDPHGEAVIRIAIGSIWVARKCYATARRWFTDALEQSCEIGDRHREAHALKRLGLLYQREGNLAEAREHVTRAIAVFTDLGDDHCVGYANQNLGELCLYSGDLAHAQLLLVNSLSVHRRNGDRRSEAEVSQLLGELHAALSQPERSRSYTERASAIRRELSADLPFPDPRRETGPHRIVSA, encoded by the coding sequence ATGCCGACCTATGGGGACCTTGCCGCCAAGGCGGGTAAATTGATTTCGCTGACCTTCCGCATCCTGGGGCCGCTGGAGGTCGCAGCCGAAGGGCAGGCCGTGCCGCTGGGCGGGCCGAAGCCTCGGCTGCTGCTGGCCGCGCTCGCGCTGCAGCCCAACACTGTCGTGTCCACCGAATCGCTGGTCGAAACGCTCTGGCCGGCCACCGCGCCGCGCTCCGCGGCGGCCAACATCCGGACTTACATCCACTCTCTGCGCCGCCGGCTCGGCGAGATCCACCCGGACCTCGCCGACCGGATCACCAGCCGGGCGTCCGGCTACCTGCTCACCGTCCGGCCGGAAGAGCTCGACCATCTCGCTTTCGCCCGGCTCGCCGCGGAAGCGTGGCGAATGCTCGAGGAAGGCAATCCGGAAGCCGCGCTCCCCCTCCTCGACGAGGCGCACGCGCATTGGCGCGGCGAAGTCCTCGAAGGACTCCCGCACGACCCGAGCTGGGGACCGGCGGTGGCACGGCTCGACGAGTTGCGGCTTTCTGTCCGGGAGCAACGCTTGCGCGCCCGGCTCGCCCTCGGCCGGCACAGCGAAGTGATCGCCGAGCTGCGTGCGCTCGTCACCGAACATCCGTTGCGCGAAGAACTGTGGCACCATCTGATCACCGCTCTGCGGGACGCGGGCCGAAGCAGCGAAGCAGCAGAAGCGTACGAACAAGTGGAACGCATTCTCGCCGACGAACTCTCCGCCCGTCCGGGTGCCGCGCTGCGCGAACTCCGGGCGACTCTGGAATTGCCTCGCGCCGAGTTGCCGCCGGTGTGCCAGCTGCCGCTCGATCTTCCGGATTTCACCGGCCGCGCCGAGGTGATCAGCAGTCTCGTCGCGAAGCTGCACCGGCACGCCGAGACCGGGCGGCCGACCGTCGCGGTCCTTTCCGGGCCGCCGGGGATCGGGAAGTCGTCGATCGCGGTCCGGGTCGCGCACGCGGTGCGCGAGCTGTTCCCGGACGGGCAATTGCATGTCGACCTGGCCGGCACCTCATCCTCGCCGCGTTCTCCGATGAGCGTCCTGGCCGAGCTGCTCCGCGCGCTCGGCATCCCCGATTCCGGGCTCCCGCGCGACCTGGCCGAACGTGCCGCGCTGCTCCGGTCCCAGCTGACCGGCCGCCGGATGTGCGTCGTCCTGGACGACGCGGGCAGCGCCGCGCAGGTCCGGCCGCTGCTGCCGGGCGCGGGCACCTGCGCGGTGCTGATCACGAGCCGGATCCGGCTCCCCGGCCTCGCCGGGGCGCTGCCGGTGGACGTCGACCTGCTGCCGGGGCCTGAAGCCGCGCGGCTGCTCGAAGGGATCGTCGGCCACGACCGGGTCGCGGCCGAGCCCGAGGACGCGGCGGCGATTCTCCGCCAGTGCGGCCATCTTCCGCTGGCGATCCGGGTCGCGGGCGCGAAGCTGACGCATCGGCCGAGCTGGTCGCTGCGGATCCTCGCCGACCGGCTCCACGACGAGCACCGCCGGCTCGACGAGTTGCGGGTCGGCGACCTGGCCGTCCGGGCGAGCGTGACGTTGAGCTACGACCTGCTGCCGATGTCGGCCGCCGCGGCGTTCCGGCGCCTCGGCGTGCTCGGGCCGGTGCAGTTCCCGGCGTGGACGGTCGCGGCGGTGCTGGGCCGTCCGACCGCCGACGACGTCCTCGACGTGCTCGTGGACGCGCACCTGGTCGAGCTGGTCACCACCGACGTGGCCGGCCAGCCCCGTTACCGGCTGCACGACCTGCTCCGGGTGTACGCGGCCGAGCTGGCCGATCCGGAGGAAACCAGAGCCGCGGTCCACCGGGTCCTGGAGGGCTACCTCGCCCTCGTGATCGAAGCCGACGACCGGATGCCCATCCACTTCTTCGGCCAGTACCGCGACCAGCCCGCGCCGGCGCTGCCGCCGGAAGCGGACCGGCTCCTGGCCGACCCGGCGGCCTGGTTCGCCGCCGAACGGGCCACCTGCGTCGCCGCCGTCGCGCTGGCCGCCGAACTCGGCTTCGATGATCTGGCCTGGCGGCTCACCGCGGCCCTCACGCCGTACTTCGACCTGCGCGGGCACCAGGACGACTGGCACGCCACGCACCTGATCGCCCTGGCGGCGGCCCGGCGCGCGGGCGCGACCCGCGGCGAGGCGATCGTGCAGCGCAACCTCGGCCAAGTCCTGCTCTACCAGGACAACGACGCCGACGCGCTGCTCGCTTTCCAAGCCTCGCTGGAGCTGTACCGCAGCATCGGCGACCCGCAGGGACTCGGCGAGGCGCACGCGGGCATCGGCACCGTGCTGCGGCTGCAAGGCCAGTCCGAGCGGGCGCTGGAACCCAGTCACGAGGCGCTGCGATTGTTCGGCGAAGCAGGCGACCCGCACGGCGAAGCGGTGATCCGGATCGCGATCGGCTCGATCTGGGTCGCGCGCAAGTGTTACGCGACCGCGCGGCGCTGGTTCACCGACGCGCTCGAACAGTCCTGCGAGATCGGCGACCGGCACCGCGAAGCCCATGCGCTGAAACGGCTCGGGCTGCTGTACCAGCGCGAAGGCAACCTCGCCGAAGCTCGCGAGCACGTCACCCGCGCCATCGCCGTGTTCACCGACCTCGGCGACGACCATTGCGTCGGATACGCGAACCAGAATCTCGGCGAACTGTGCCTCTACAGCGGCGACCTCGCGCACGCGCAGCTGCTGCTGGTGAACTCGCTGAGCGTGCACCGGCGCAACGGTGACCGCCGCTCGGAGGCGGAGGTGTCGCAGCTGCTCGGCGAACTCCACGCGGCGCTCAGCCAGCCGGAGCGGTCTCGCAGCTACACCGAACGCGCCAGTGCGATCCGCCGGGAACTGTCCGCCGACCTCCCGTTCCCCGACCCGCGTCGCGAAACCGGACCGCACCGGATCGTGTCCGCCTAA
- a CDS encoding ABC transporter ATP-binding protein: MTEAFRLTGLVKQFNQVRAVDGVSVSVQRGEVVALLGPNGAGKSTTIDMLLGLTSPDEGSVEVFGGPPRAALDSGRLAAMVQNGFLLRDVTPAELVALQRSMFRKPLSAEEVYERTGIGDFAKRRCGKLSGGQLQRVRYALALTGDPELLLLDEPTAALDVDARRAFWASMREFTASGRTVLFATHYLAEAEDFADRVVLMRRGKVVADGPVAEVRANVSGRVLRAVVPGASEAALVALGGVASARMQGQRAELDCSDSDRAIRALLSAFPDASSIEITSAGLEEAFLALTSDESQGALR, encoded by the coding sequence ATGACAGAAGCGTTCCGGCTGACCGGCCTGGTCAAGCAGTTCAACCAGGTCCGCGCGGTCGACGGCGTGTCCGTGTCGGTCCAGCGAGGCGAGGTGGTCGCGTTGCTCGGGCCGAACGGCGCGGGCAAGTCGACCACCATCGACATGCTGCTCGGGCTCACTTCGCCGGATGAGGGGAGCGTCGAGGTGTTCGGCGGGCCGCCGCGGGCGGCGCTCGATTCCGGGCGGCTCGCGGCGATGGTGCAGAACGGGTTTCTGCTGCGAGACGTCACGCCGGCCGAGCTCGTCGCCTTGCAGCGGTCGATGTTTCGGAAGCCGTTGTCCGCTGAGGAAGTCTACGAGCGGACTGGCATCGGGGACTTCGCGAAGCGGCGGTGCGGCAAGTTGTCCGGCGGGCAGTTGCAGCGGGTCCGGTACGCGCTCGCGCTCACCGGCGACCCCGAATTGCTGCTGCTCGACGAGCCGACCGCGGCGTTGGACGTCGACGCGCGGCGGGCGTTCTGGGCGTCGATGCGCGAGTTCACCGCCAGCGGGCGAACCGTTCTCTTCGCGACGCACTACCTCGCCGAGGCCGAGGACTTCGCGGACCGGGTCGTGTTGATGCGGCGCGGGAAGGTCGTGGCGGACGGGCCGGTCGCCGAGGTGCGGGCGAACGTTTCCGGACGGGTCCTGCGGGCCGTCGTGCCAGGGGCGAGCGAAGCCGCGCTCGTCGCGCTCGGCGGGGTGGCCAGTGCGCGGATGCAGGGGCAGCGAGCTGAGCTGGACTGCTCCGATTCCGATCGTGCGATCCGGGCGTTGCTCAGCGCTTTCCCTGACGCCAGTTCCATCGAGATCACCTCCGCGGGGCTGGAGGAAGCGTTCCTCGCCCTCACTTCCGACGAGTCGCAGGGAGCGCTCCGATGA
- a CDS encoding autoinducer 2 ABC transporter substrate-binding protein, with the protein MPKVAGIPYFDAMNAGGVLAASRLGAKWITRAPATVDPAAQTAIVKQLTAEHVDVIAVAPNDPVALAPAIADARAQGVHVLTTDTDAAGSRREVFVNQTTAPRLGAALIDSLMRKTGGSGEYAIVSCGAAAENLNSWIAAEKSYAAQKYPRAKLVDTVYAGEDTTKATALAKELLSEHPRLTGMIGQCTTATPGVAQAVRDQQKIGRVFTVGTGTPQTMKPYLTDGSCSMTVLWNVESLGYLTAWTAEQLATGTALKPANNVSPELPAVRYDAATRTVLLGDPLLITPDNVDQFKY; encoded by the coding sequence GTGCCCAAGGTCGCCGGCATCCCGTACTTCGACGCGATGAACGCCGGCGGCGTGCTGGCCGCCAGCCGGCTCGGCGCGAAGTGGATCACCCGTGCCCCGGCGACGGTCGACCCTGCCGCGCAAACGGCGATCGTGAAGCAGCTGACCGCCGAGCACGTCGACGTGATCGCGGTGGCTCCCAACGACCCGGTCGCGCTCGCCCCGGCGATCGCCGACGCGCGGGCGCAGGGCGTCCACGTGCTCACCACGGACACCGACGCGGCCGGTTCACGGCGCGAGGTCTTCGTCAACCAGACGACCGCCCCCCGCCTCGGCGCGGCGCTGATCGACTCGCTGATGCGGAAGACCGGCGGTTCCGGCGAGTACGCGATCGTCTCCTGCGGGGCCGCCGCGGAGAACCTCAACTCGTGGATCGCAGCCGAGAAAAGCTATGCGGCGCAGAAGTATCCGCGCGCGAAGCTGGTCGACACGGTATATGCCGGGGAAGACACCACGAAAGCCACTGCGCTCGCGAAGGAGCTTCTGTCCGAGCATCCGCGGCTCACCGGGATGATCGGCCAGTGCACGACAGCCACGCCGGGCGTCGCGCAGGCCGTGCGCGATCAGCAGAAGATCGGCCGGGTGTTCACCGTCGGCACCGGCACGCCGCAGACGATGAAGCCGTACCTGACCGACGGTTCCTGCTCGATGACCGTGCTGTGGAACGTCGAATCCCTCGGCTATCTCACCGCCTGGACCGCCGAGCAGCTCGCGACCGGCACCGCGCTCAAGCCCGCCAACAACGTCAGCCCCGAGCTTCCCGCGGTGCGCTACGACGCGGCGACGCGGACGGTCCTGCTCGGCGATCCCTTGCTGATCACACCGGACAACGTCGACCAGTTCAAGTACTGA
- a CDS encoding macrolide family glycosyltransferase, with the protein MGKHIVMVGCSAPSHVYPSLGIIRELVSRGHRVSYVVGAPLADLVAPTGADVVAHATIFPLGPEAAWPEDPADAMRVFLDEAIAIHPQLTETFDQDRPDLVLHDIGGLAAPLLGRRYGVPAVQLSPTYVAWDGYEDDLAEVLRPLRASPSGLDYNRTFTRWLNENGVDQDGWTWLARPAEILSLIPRAMQPNADRVPETVQYVGPCLDPARLAETWSPPSGGKPVLLVSFGTAFTDQLDIYRHCIAQFPDWHVVLSVGKHVSKDDLGPLPPSVEAHESVPQLAVLDVASAFVTHAGMGGCTESLWYGVPTVAIPQAADQFGNAAHLEALGVGRHLPAAEVTAESLREAVDKVSSSPDIAARLAELRTEILANGGIHAAADAVERFLE; encoded by the coding sequence ATGGGCAAGCACATCGTCATGGTCGGTTGCTCGGCGCCGAGCCATGTCTACCCTTCGCTGGGCATCATCCGCGAGCTGGTGTCACGCGGGCACCGGGTCAGCTATGTCGTGGGCGCACCGCTCGCCGACCTGGTCGCGCCGACCGGCGCGGACGTCGTCGCGCATGCCACGATTTTCCCGCTCGGTCCGGAAGCCGCATGGCCCGAGGACCCGGCCGACGCGATGCGCGTCTTCCTCGACGAAGCCATCGCGATCCACCCGCAGTTGACCGAAACCTTCGATCAGGACCGGCCGGACCTGGTGCTGCACGACATCGGCGGCCTCGCCGCGCCGCTGCTCGGCCGCCGCTACGGCGTGCCCGCGGTGCAGCTCTCCCCGACTTACGTCGCCTGGGACGGGTACGAGGACGACCTCGCCGAAGTCCTCCGGCCGCTGCGCGCGTCCCCGTCCGGGCTGGACTACAACCGGACGTTCACCCGGTGGCTGAACGAAAACGGTGTCGACCAGGACGGCTGGACCTGGCTCGCACGCCCGGCGGAAATCCTGTCGCTGATTCCCCGCGCGATGCAGCCGAACGCCGACCGTGTACCGGAAACCGTCCAGTACGTCGGGCCGTGCCTCGACCCGGCGCGGCTGGCCGAGACCTGGAGCCCGCCATCCGGCGGAAAACCCGTGCTGCTCGTCTCGTTCGGCACGGCGTTCACCGACCAGCTGGACATCTACCGGCACTGCATCGCGCAGTTCCCCGACTGGCACGTCGTGCTCTCCGTGGGCAAGCACGTGTCGAAGGATGACCTCGGCCCGTTGCCACCGTCGGTCGAAGCGCACGAATCCGTGCCCCAGCTGGCGGTCCTGGACGTCGCGTCGGCCTTCGTCACTCATGCCGGCATGGGCGGCTGCACCGAATCACTGTGGTACGGCGTCCCGACGGTCGCCATCCCGCAGGCCGCCGACCAGTTCGGCAACGCCGCGCACCTGGAAGCCCTAGGCGTCGGCAGGCACCTGCCCGCCGCCGAGGTGACCGCCGAGTCGCTGCGGGAAGCCGTCGACAAGGTCAGCAGCTCGCCGGACATCGCCGCGCGACTGGCCGAACTGCGCACCGAAATCCTTGCCAACGGCGGGATCCACGCTGCCGCGGACGCGGTGGAGCGATTCCTTGAGTGA